The proteins below are encoded in one region of Streptomyces cyanogenus:
- a CDS encoding helix-turn-helix transcriptional regulator — MDHVEIEKTGGLGEFLRARRARVTPEQAGLPATIGRRRTTGLRREEVALLAGVSIEYYRRLEQGKQHRPGAAVLDAVARVLRLDEDERRHLFALARAPRSTPSQAGTAPSRLLRQDVLRLLDIVDPCPAYVLSRANDLLAANPRGLRLLPGIEEWPNRHRNTARYTFLHPAARGLYGNWEDVAAATVAHLRASAGRYPDAPDVAGVIGELVVKSEEFAALWQRYEVRHRTNGRKHFTHPATGTMTLSYEAYEIARTDGHRLIVYQAEPGSPDHDAMLLLGHVEAARPR, encoded by the coding sequence GTGGACCATGTGGAGATCGAGAAGACAGGCGGGCTGGGCGAGTTCCTGCGGGCGCGGCGGGCCAGGGTCACGCCCGAGCAGGCCGGGCTGCCGGCGACCATCGGGCGCCGGCGCACGACGGGTCTGCGCCGGGAAGAGGTGGCGCTGCTCGCGGGCGTCAGTATCGAGTACTACCGGCGGCTGGAACAGGGCAAGCAGCACCGGCCGGGAGCGGCTGTCCTCGACGCCGTTGCCCGGGTGCTGCGGCTCGACGAGGACGAGCGGCGGCACCTCTTCGCGCTGGCGAGGGCACCGAGATCGACCCCCTCGCAGGCCGGGACAGCGCCCTCGCGTCTTTTGCGCCAGGACGTGCTGCGCCTGCTGGACATCGTGGACCCCTGCCCCGCGTACGTGCTCAGCCGCGCGAACGACCTCCTGGCGGCCAACCCACGCGGACTCCGCCTTCTCCCCGGCATCGAGGAGTGGCCGAACCGGCACCGCAACACCGCCCGCTACACCTTCCTGCACCCCGCCGCGCGCGGTCTGTACGGCAACTGGGAGGACGTCGCCGCGGCCACGGTCGCCCATCTGCGAGCGTCGGCCGGGCGGTATCCGGACGCACCCGACGTCGCCGGGGTGATCGGCGAACTCGTCGTCAAGAGCGAGGAGTTCGCCGCGCTGTGGCAGCGATACGAGGTGCGCCACCGCACCAACGGACGCAAGCACTTCACCCACCCCGCGACCGGGACCATGACGCTGAGCTACGAGGCGTACGAGATCGCCCGCACCGACGGCCACCGACTGATCGTCTACCAGGCCGAGCCGGGCAGCCCGGACCACGACGCGATGCTGCTGCTGGGGCACGTGGAAGCCGCCCGCCCGCGCTGA
- a CDS encoding inositol monophosphatase family protein: protein MDHTFDAPPADRELLDFAVGLATRAGQVSAQGFLGEWGSRRKEDGSEVTEIDLAVEELVRDELARRVPEDAIYGEERGSTAGVSGRRWIIDPINGTTSFTRRWPLFSNDIAYEDEYGPAIGVINMPMSRQMVVAGRGLGCWVLTGESPDLKSGHRAQVTERTSARGARTQALNPAGWPEELLIALHRQVFLMASMGCIVDLVTGRADAVVIAGPPMGYEDVAPMPVIVSEAGGRVTDLGGGPVLEGDMTVLATNGLLHEAILDLVEGLPRSRDLYALDDGV from the coding sequence ATGGATCACACGTTCGACGCTCCGCCCGCTGACCGAGAGCTTCTCGACTTCGCTGTCGGCTTGGCCACGCGGGCTGGCCAGGTGTCTGCGCAGGGCTTCTTGGGAGAGTGGGGAAGTCGCCGCAAGGAAGACGGCAGCGAGGTCACCGAGATCGACCTTGCAGTCGAAGAGCTGGTCCGGGACGAGCTGGCCCGCCGTGTACCGGAGGACGCCATCTACGGCGAGGAGAGGGGCTCGACCGCCGGGGTGTCAGGGAGACGATGGATCATCGACCCCATCAACGGCACCACGTCGTTCACTCGCCGGTGGCCGCTGTTCTCGAACGACATTGCCTACGAGGACGAGTACGGTCCCGCTATCGGTGTGATCAACATGCCTATGAGCCGACAGATGGTCGTAGCCGGGCGGGGCCTGGGCTGTTGGGTACTGACCGGGGAGAGCCCGGACCTGAAGTCGGGCCACCGCGCCCAAGTCACCGAGCGGACCAGCGCGCGGGGAGCGAGGACTCAGGCACTCAACCCGGCCGGCTGGCCGGAGGAACTCCTCATCGCTCTCCACCGTCAGGTGTTCCTGATGGCGTCGATGGGCTGCATCGTTGACCTCGTCACCGGCCGCGCGGATGCCGTCGTGATCGCTGGCCCACCCATGGGTTACGAGGACGTGGCACCCATGCCCGTCATCGTTTCGGAGGCTGGTGGCCGGGTGACCGACCTAGGCGGCGGGCCCGTACTCGAGGGCGACATGACGGTGCTGGCCACCAACGGCCTACTCCACGAAGCGATCCTGGACCTGGTTGAAGGCCTGCCGCGCAGCCGCGACCTGTACGCCCTCGACGACGGCGTGTAA